ACCGGCCAAAATTCACCTCTCGGTGTTGATCTTTTTCCTTGTTCTGGTGGCGGCTGCCACAACTTATTTTATAAAAATACCCAGCCTTCTTTATTCGACTACCGGTCCTTTCACCGGAGCCTCCTATACCGATCTTCACGCTACTTTGCCGGTTTTAAAAATACTTACATTTGTTCTGCTTTTGGGAGCTTTGTTTGTAATTATCAATATTTTTAGGTCCGAGAAACGTTTTTTGTTTATGACAGTTGGTTTATATCTTGGAGTTTCTGTCATCGGCGGCTGGCTTTACCCAGCTCTTTTGCAAAAATTTATCGTTGCTCCCAATGAATTGGTTAAAGAATCTCCTTACATTATCAATAATATTGCTGCCACCCAAAAAGCTTTTGGGTTAGATAGAATTGAAAAGCGTGATCTTGGAGGAGAAACGACTCTGACCATGGCTGATATCCAAAACAACCAATCTACGATTAAAAATATTCGGCTTTGGGACCGAGAACCTCTTCTTGATACCTTCGGCCAAATTCAGGAAATTCGCACCTACTACGATTTTATTTCCATTGACAACGATCGCTATCAAATTGATGGAGAATATCGCCAGATTATGCTCTCTCCCCGAGAGTTAAATACCGAGAACCTGCCCCATCGGACGTTTATTAACACTCGTTTAACTTTCACCCACGGTTTTGGAATTGCTCTGGGACCGGTTAACGAAGCAACCAAAGAGGGGCTGCCGGTTTTGTTTATAAAAGATCTACCGCCAGTCTCTACTAAGGAATCCCTCCAAGTTACTCGTCCGGAAATATATTTTGGGGAACTTTCTTCCGATTATGTTTTTGTTAAAACCAAAGCCAAAGAGTTTGATTATCCTTCCGGTGAAGAAAATGTTTTCACTACTTATACTGGCAAAGGAGGGGTAGTGGTTGATGGTCTTGTCAAGAAAGCCTTATTTGCTGCCCGGTTTAATTCTTTAAAAATTCTTTTGTCAAACGATATTACTCCAGAAAGCCGGATTCTCTATTACCGGAATATCCAGGAAAGAGTGAGAAAAGTTTTGCCTTTTCTGCGTTTTGACAGCGATCCTTATTTGGTAGTTACTGATTCGGGAAGGTTAAAATGGATTTATGACGCCTATACCACGAGCAACCGTTATCCTTATGCTCAACTTATAGAGGGTTTCTTGCCGTGGGATAAAGGATTAAATTATATCCGAAACTCTTTGAAAGTAGTTATCGATGCTTATGACGGGGAGATGCAGTTTTATGTTGCTGACCCCGCTGATCCGTTAATCCGAACTTATGCCAAAATTTTTAAAGGGAGCTTTCTCTCCCTTGAAGAGATGCCCGAGGATTTAAGAAGGCATCTCCGTTATCCCGAGGATATTTTTGCTTACCAGACCGCCCTTTATACCGTTTATCATATGGCAGAACCCCAGATTTTTTACAATAAAGAAGATCAGTGGCAGATTCCAGTAATAGCTGAAGGAAGAGGAGATCCGATGATGCGTCATATCATAATGAAATTACCAGGAGAAACCAAAGAAGAATTCATCTTGATGATTCCCTTTACTCCTCG
This genomic interval from Candidatus Nealsonbacteria bacterium contains the following:
- a CDS encoding UPF0182 family protein, producing MSQKHFLLFVAIILLLFIVPSITGIVGLISDWFWFQEIGFENIFTTILGTKIILGVIIGLLTFSFIYINFRLATHFTKGKPILIKLDEKGGEIDIGKHINKFGLVISAVLGFFTGLAGGSSWDTVLKYFNKTSFGILDPVFQRDISFYFFDLPFWQWISGVLFWIIFVSLIGAGLIYFFRGSLSLPRAYLNFAKQNLGGRANPEPLRYSNEGKLMRVGIAKPAKIHLSVLIFFLVLVAAATTYFIKIPSLLYSTTGPFTGASYTDLHATLPVLKILTFVLLLGALFVIINIFRSEKRFLFMTVGLYLGVSVIGGWLYPALLQKFIVAPNELVKESPYIINNIAATQKAFGLDRIEKRDLGGETTLTMADIQNNQSTIKNIRLWDREPLLDTFGQIQEIRTYYDFISIDNDRYQIDGEYRQIMLSPRELNTENLPHRTFINTRLTFTHGFGIALGPVNEATKEGLPVLFIKDLPPVSTKESLQVTRPEIYFGELSSDYVFVKTKAKEFDYPSGEENVFTTYTGKGGVVVDGLVKKALFAARFNSLKILLSNDITPESRILYYRNIQERVRKVLPFLRFDSDPYLVVTDSGRLKWIYDAYTTSNRYPYAQLIEGFLPWDKGLNYIRNSLKVVIDAYDGEMQFYVADPADPLIRTYAKIFKGSFLSLEEMPEDLRRHLRYPEDIFAYQTALYTVYHMAEPQIFYNKEDQWQIPVIAEGRGDPMMRHIIMKLPGETKEEFILMIPFTPRGKDNLSAWMVARSDGENYGKLVVYRFPKQKLVFGPKQIINRINQDAEISRQISLWDQRGSEVILGNLLVIPIEESLLYVRPLYLRAEGGKIPELKRVIVAYENRIAMEKTLEESLWQIFEGAEEKVPEKEIKKEKTKEELIAEAKRIFDRALQAQKEGNWALYGQEIEALGRILSKLQQ